From a single Prochlorococcus sp. MIT 0603 genomic region:
- a CDS encoding NAD-dependent epimerase/dehydratase family protein, which translates to MKETKILITGASGCVGQYVCNWLLKNTQAELLLWLRDPTKLSAINPKDSRIKLLIGDLRNPEIFSTYLAQATHVVHTATAWGDVKRANEVNLIAVNKLISYLNPDVLQKFIYFSTASILNKKLEPLNEASKFGTEYIQTKARCLEQLEENYLSNKIIAVFPTLVFGGKFDSSGIFPASYLTQGLKEAVNWLWLAKWFKAYSRFHFIHAEDIAFICGQLLKDESLHSSNENGKSIKKFVLGQPYLSIDQAIYTLLKWRGQKRVFSFPLWAWLIELLVGVLPLKITSWDRFSIKQRHFIHEPVTSPEDFGGKSFAKSLDEILMHSGLPKEKNRF; encoded by the coding sequence TTGAAAGAAACTAAGATTCTAATTACTGGAGCAAGTGGTTGCGTAGGCCAATATGTCTGTAATTGGCTTTTAAAAAATACACAAGCTGAATTACTTTTATGGCTAAGGGATCCAACTAAACTATCAGCTATAAATCCTAAGGACTCAAGAATTAAGCTATTAATAGGAGATTTAAGAAATCCTGAGATTTTCTCGACTTATTTAGCTCAAGCAACACATGTTGTTCATACAGCAACCGCATGGGGAGATGTAAAAAGAGCAAATGAAGTAAATTTAATTGCCGTTAATAAACTTATCTCATATCTCAATCCAGATGTTCTTCAAAAATTTATCTATTTTTCGACAGCTAGTATATTAAACAAAAAACTTGAGCCACTAAATGAAGCAAGCAAATTTGGAACGGAGTATATACAAACTAAAGCAAGATGTCTAGAACAACTAGAAGAAAACTACTTATCTAATAAAATAATTGCTGTTTTCCCAACCCTTGTATTTGGTGGCAAATTTGATAGCTCAGGAATATTCCCTGCCAGTTATTTAACTCAAGGTCTGAAAGAAGCCGTTAATTGGCTTTGGCTCGCAAAATGGTTTAAAGCCTATTCAAGATTTCATTTCATCCATGCTGAGGATATTGCATTTATATGTGGTCAATTATTGAAAGATGAATCATTGCACTCATCAAATGAAAATGGGAAAAGCATTAAAAAATTTGTTCTTGGTCAACCCTATTTGTCAATAGATCAGGCAATTTACACATTATTAAAATGGAGAGGGCAAAAAAGAGTATTTTCGTTCCCTTTATGGGCATGGTTAATTGAATTATTGGTTGGTGTACTACCTCTTAAAATTACAAGCTGGGATCGTTTCAGTATCAAACAACGGCATTTTATTCACGAACCAGTTACTAGTCCTGAGGACTTTGGTGGAAAAAGTTTTGCAAAGTCATTAGATGAAATCCTTATGCATTCCGGATTACCAAAAGAAAAAAACCGATTTTAA
- the glgB gene encoding 1,4-alpha-glucan branching protein GlgB, whose protein sequence is MSAGISIDWMVDEGKKLAECKNDNPLGILGPQPFEAKWALRVWMPEADQVTLILNNQEIPLTNPNHPWVFETLLEENPGSNYEVKVERGGITHSQKDPWAFRHEWMGEIDRHLFAEGNHHHIWRRMGAHSTTLEGIEGVIFCLWAPNARSVSVIGDLNSWDGRHHPMQRRLGGIWELFIPGLKTGDLYKYEIRSQEGHCYQKADPYGFQHEVRPAQSSVISSLDQFNWKDKKWMDKRDKTDQLNKPISVYEAHLGSWKHASVNEPFIDKNSNPREPVPAADLKPGSRFLTYTELTEQLIPYVKARGFTHIELMPISEHPFDGSWGYQVTGWYAPTSRYGSPDEFRAFVDKCHSEGIGVILDWVPGHFPKDEHGLAFFDGSHLYEHSDPRIGEHKEWGTLIFNYSRNEVRNFLVANLIYWFEQFHIDGIRVDAVASMLYKDYLRPEGEWIPNEDGGNENFEAVNFLQQANHVLFQHFPGALSIAEESTTWSGVTKPTDMGGLGFNLKWNMGWMHDMLDYFEIDPWFRQFHQNNVTFSICYNYTENFMLSLSHDEVVHGKSHLLHKMPGDDWKKYANTRALLAYMWTHPGKKTIFMGMEFGQRQEWNVWDDLQWDLLEYDPHRGIRNLIDDLNLLYKSQPALWRDDFKEYGFQWIDCKDNSNSVISFMRRENSTGQWLIIVANFTPETHSNYRVGVPMEGYYEEIFNTDSDKYGGSNVGNLGGKQSEQWNIHDYENAIELSLPPLSVIVFKHTKKQQQKQLR, encoded by the coding sequence ATGTCAGCCGGCATTAGTATTGACTGGATGGTAGACGAAGGGAAAAAGCTTGCAGAATGCAAGAATGATAATCCATTAGGAATACTTGGTCCTCAACCTTTTGAAGCGAAATGGGCCCTTAGAGTATGGATGCCAGAAGCTGATCAAGTCACACTAATTTTAAACAATCAAGAAATTCCTTTAACAAATCCAAATCACCCTTGGGTTTTCGAAACATTGCTTGAAGAAAATCCTGGAAGCAATTATGAGGTAAAAGTTGAAAGAGGAGGTATCACACATTCTCAAAAGGATCCTTGGGCTTTTAGACACGAATGGATGGGAGAGATTGACAGGCATCTCTTTGCAGAAGGTAATCATCATCACATCTGGAGAAGGATGGGTGCTCACTCAACAACATTGGAAGGAATAGAAGGGGTAATATTTTGCCTTTGGGCCCCTAACGCACGAAGTGTTTCAGTTATAGGAGACTTAAATTCATGGGATGGCAGGCATCATCCAATGCAACGCCGACTCGGTGGTATTTGGGAACTATTTATACCAGGCTTGAAAACAGGAGATTTATATAAATATGAAATTCGTTCACAAGAAGGCCATTGTTATCAAAAGGCTGATCCTTATGGCTTCCAACATGAAGTTAGGCCTGCGCAAAGCTCAGTTATATCTTCTCTTGATCAATTCAACTGGAAAGATAAAAAATGGATGGATAAAAGAGACAAGACTGATCAACTTAACAAGCCAATATCTGTTTACGAAGCTCATTTAGGAAGTTGGAAGCATGCTTCAGTCAATGAGCCTTTTATTGATAAGAACTCAAACCCCAGAGAACCAGTACCTGCAGCAGACCTAAAACCAGGGAGCAGGTTCCTAACATACACAGAATTAACAGAACAACTTATTCCCTATGTAAAAGCTAGGGGTTTTACTCATATTGAATTAATGCCAATCTCAGAACATCCTTTTGATGGCTCTTGGGGGTATCAAGTAACAGGTTGGTATGCACCTACAAGTAGATATGGCTCACCAGATGAATTTCGCGCCTTTGTAGATAAATGTCATTCAGAAGGTATTGGAGTGATTCTTGACTGGGTACCAGGACATTTTCCCAAAGACGAACATGGCCTAGCATTCTTTGATGGTTCTCATCTATATGAGCACTCTGATCCTCGTATAGGCGAGCATAAAGAATGGGGTACGTTAATCTTTAATTACAGTCGTAATGAGGTCAGAAACTTTCTTGTAGCAAATCTGATTTACTGGTTCGAACAATTTCATATAGATGGCATAAGAGTTGATGCTGTAGCTTCAATGCTTTATAAGGACTATCTAAGACCAGAGGGCGAATGGATACCCAATGAAGATGGAGGAAATGAAAACTTCGAGGCAGTTAATTTTTTACAACAAGCAAATCATGTTCTCTTTCAACATTTCCCAGGAGCACTATCAATAGCGGAAGAATCAACTACTTGGTCAGGAGTTACTAAGCCCACAGACATGGGTGGACTTGGATTTAACCTAAAATGGAATATGGGTTGGATGCACGATATGCTCGATTATTTTGAAATAGATCCTTGGTTTAGACAATTTCATCAAAATAATGTCACTTTTTCAATTTGTTATAACTACACAGAAAATTTCATGCTTTCTCTTAGTCATGACGAAGTTGTTCATGGGAAAAGCCATCTTCTTCATAAAATGCCAGGTGATGACTGGAAGAAATATGCCAATACCAGGGCATTACTCGCATACATGTGGACGCATCCTGGCAAAAAAACAATATTTATGGGTATGGAATTTGGCCAACGCCAAGAATGGAATGTATGGGACGATCTTCAGTGGGATTTATTAGAATACGATCCTCATAGAGGCATTAGAAATCTAATAGATGATCTTAATTTATTATATAAATCTCAACCAGCATTATGGAGAGATGACTTCAAGGAATATGGATTCCAATGGATTGATTGCAAAGATAATAGCAACTCTGTTATTAGTTTTATGAGGAGAGAAAACTCAACAGGGCAATGGCTTATCATAGTTGCTAACTTTACTCCAGAGACTCATTCCAACTATAGAGTTGGTGTGCCTATGGAAGGATATTACGAAGAAATATTCAATACTGACTCAGATAAGTATGGCGGATCAAATGTTGGAAACCTAGGAGGAAAGCAAAGTGAGCAATGGAATATACATGATTATGAAAATGCCATTGAATTATCCTTACCTCCTTTAAGCGTCATTGTTTTTAAACATACAAAAAAACAACAACAAAAACAGCTTCGATGA
- a CDS encoding CocE/NonD family hydrolase, giving the protein MSNKITFKDKTLKLRDGIKLRAKLWIPHGKGPWPALVMRQPYGMDIASTVTYAHPSWWANNGYLVVIQDVRGQGESEGVFKGFNQERADTTETHKWVRELPECNGLLGTFGFSYQGLTQLLAEPGTPPPECLAPAMTGINERDHWCSEGGAYWWHIGISWGLQLAAQKLRKSNNLKGWEEIRESIESKSYLRYGKELLKKYDSKGMAYQWLKASSQGNNQWMVHKPLDSWIKQPILLIGGWWDPHLNGIIEIYKRSIEAGGDPEIHIGPATHLQWWEGSNQLQLEFFNRHLKKSHTLKDKPHINLWNLTNKSWDAKSKAEEIFSTPEQWSAQSNGLACASTKEGKLVSNRIGKGNIILVHDPWRPVPAIGGHLSPTPGEINREQIDTRGDVATFTTDIFNKEKFINGHPIFELEANSNTKGFDLFISLSIIYKYDSSVNQLSTGVCRILGKDAKIKTKRQVILQPIHAVFPKGSQMRISISGSAWPAIAINPGLAEKQCEAPSPNCLITTIFLDLSKSKLKLNHIFDK; this is encoded by the coding sequence ATGTCGAATAAAATTACATTTAAAGATAAGACTCTAAAACTTAGAGATGGAATAAAGCTTCGAGCAAAGCTCTGGATCCCACATGGGAAAGGCCCTTGGCCAGCTCTTGTCATGAGACAACCTTATGGGATGGATATAGCATCAACTGTTACCTATGCCCATCCATCATGGTGGGCTAATAATGGTTACCTGGTAGTTATTCAAGATGTTCGTGGGCAAGGAGAATCAGAAGGTGTGTTCAAAGGATTTAACCAAGAAAGAGCTGATACAACAGAAACTCATAAATGGGTGCGAGAACTCCCCGAATGCAATGGACTTTTAGGCACGTTTGGTTTTTCATATCAAGGTCTTACACAACTTTTAGCTGAGCCAGGCACTCCTCCTCCAGAATGTCTTGCACCAGCAATGACAGGAATCAATGAAAGAGATCATTGGTGCTCAGAAGGTGGAGCATATTGGTGGCATATAGGTATATCTTGGGGGCTCCAATTAGCAGCACAGAAACTTCGCAAATCTAATAACTTAAAGGGATGGGAAGAAATAAGGGAGAGTATCGAATCCAAAAGCTATCTACGATATGGAAAAGAGCTTTTGAAAAAATATGATTCAAAGGGGATGGCCTATCAATGGCTAAAAGCTTCAAGCCAAGGAAATAATCAATGGATGGTTCATAAACCTTTAGATAGCTGGATAAAACAACCAATACTTTTAATTGGTGGTTGGTGGGACCCACACTTAAATGGAATTATAGAAATTTATAAAAGATCGATTGAAGCAGGAGGCGATCCTGAGATTCATATAGGACCTGCAACTCATCTTCAATGGTGGGAAGGATCAAATCAGTTGCAATTAGAATTTTTCAACCGTCACTTAAAAAAATCTCACACTTTGAAAGATAAGCCTCATATAAACTTATGGAATTTAACCAACAAAAGCTGGGATGCAAAATCAAAAGCAGAAGAAATCTTCTCTACCCCAGAGCAATGGTCTGCTCAAAGTAATGGACTTGCATGTGCATCAACTAAAGAAGGAAAACTAGTAAGCAATAGAATAGGCAAAGGAAATATAATACTAGTCCACGACCCATGGAGACCTGTACCAGCAATAGGAGGTCACTTAAGTCCTACTCCTGGCGAAATTAACAGAGAACAAATTGATACCCGGGGTGATGTGGCAACATTTACAACTGATATATTTAATAAAGAAAAGTTTATAAATGGTCATCCAATATTTGAATTAGAAGCAAATTCAAATACCAAAGGCTTCGATTTGTTCATTTCTTTGTCGATAATATATAAATATGATTCTTCAGTAAACCAACTTTCGACGGGGGTTTGTCGAATATTAGGAAAAGATGCAAAGATCAAAACGAAAAGACAAGTAATCCTTCAGCCAATTCATGCTGTATTTCCTAAGGGTTCACAAATGCGTATATCAATATCTGGTTCAGCATGGCCAGCAATTGCTATCAACCCTGGTTTGGCAGAAAAGCAATGTGAGGCACCAAGTCCTAATTGCCTAATAACAACAATTTTTTTAGATCTCTCTAAATCAAAGCTGAAGCTCAATCATATTTTTGACAAATAA
- the hemE gene encoding uroporphyrinogen decarboxylase: MTDSLPLLLRAARGESVSRPPVWMMRQAGRYMKVYRDLRDRHPSFRERSENPDLSYEISMQPFREFKPDGVILFSDILTPLPGMGIDFDIVESKGPIINDPIRNKDQINSLKPLEPEVNLPFVGEVLGRLRESVKNQAAVLGFVGAPWTLAAYVVEGKSSKNYSIIKAMAFQQPELLHELLTHFAKSIATYLRYQIDSGAQVVQMFDSWAGQLSPIDYDTFAAPYQKMVIELVKQTHPDTPMILYISGSAGVLERMAATGVDIISLDWTVDMADGLSRLPTNIGIQGNVDPGLLFGSPDIIRKRIVDTVLKAKGRRHILNLGHGILPGTPEENARVFFEAGKNVNELISKI, encoded by the coding sequence ATGACTGACTCTCTTCCATTGTTGCTCCGTGCTGCTCGGGGTGAATCAGTAAGCAGACCTCCTGTGTGGATGATGCGTCAAGCAGGAAGGTACATGAAAGTCTATAGAGACCTAAGGGATAGGCACCCTAGCTTTAGGGAGAGATCGGAAAACCCTGATCTATCATATGAAATATCAATGCAACCTTTTCGTGAGTTCAAGCCAGATGGAGTAATACTCTTTTCAGACATCTTGACTCCACTTCCAGGAATGGGTATAGATTTCGACATCGTGGAAAGTAAAGGTCCAATAATTAACGACCCAATACGTAATAAAGACCAAATCAATTCATTGAAACCCCTTGAACCAGAAGTTAATCTTCCATTTGTAGGAGAGGTATTAGGAAGGTTGCGAGAAAGTGTTAAAAATCAAGCTGCTGTTCTAGGTTTCGTTGGCGCTCCATGGACCCTTGCTGCATATGTAGTTGAAGGAAAAAGCAGCAAAAACTATTCGATAATAAAAGCAATGGCATTTCAACAGCCAGAACTTTTACATGAATTATTAACTCATTTTGCAAAATCTATTGCCACTTATTTGAGATATCAAATTGACTCAGGAGCACAAGTTGTTCAAATGTTTGACTCTTGGGCTGGACAATTAAGCCCAATAGACTATGACACTTTTGCAGCTCCTTATCAAAAAATGGTTATAGAGCTTGTCAAGCAAACGCATCCTGATACACCAATGATCCTATATATTTCTGGTAGTGCTGGTGTTCTTGAAAGGATGGCGGCCACTGGAGTTGACATAATTTCTTTAGATTGGACTGTAGACATGGCAGATGGGTTATCTCGACTACCTACAAATATAGGCATACAAGGCAACGTAGATCCTGGTCTGCTTTTTGGATCCCCAGATATCATTCGCAAAAGAATTGTTGATACAGTGTTGAAAGCAAAAGGACGCCGTCACATATTAAATCTCGGCCATGGGATACTTCCAGGTACCCCCGAAGAAAATGCAAGAGTATTCTTTGAAGCTGGGAAAAATGTAAATGAATTAATATCGAAGATTTGA